The proteins below come from a single Gossypium raimondii isolate GPD5lz chromosome 2, ASM2569854v1, whole genome shotgun sequence genomic window:
- the LOC105789257 gene encoding formyltetrahydrofolate deformylase 2, mitochondrial gives MTFTRRVSSCFSQFLGFANRSFNSYKLPGDPSSSPSLTYGIHIFHCPDEVGIVAKLSERIASRGGNILGADVFVPQNKNVFYSRSEFVFDPVRWPRKQMDEDFLKLSNMFSAIRSVARVPALDPKFKIAVLASKQDHCLVDLLYGWQEGRLPVDITCVISNHHRGPNNNVMHFLERNGIPYHYLHTTEGNKREREILELVLNTDFLVLARYMQVLSGQFLRTYGKDVINIHHGLLPSFKGGNPCKQAFDAGVKLIGATSHFVTEELDSGPIIEQMVERVSHRDNLQSFVQKSENLEKQCLAKALRWYCELRVLPYEENRTVVF, from the exons ATGACTTTCACAAGACGAGTATCATCCTGCTTCTCCCAGTTTCTGGGATTTGCAAACAGGTCCTTCAATTCTTATAAATTACCCGGAGATccctcttcttctccttctcttaCCTATGGCATCCATATCTTCCACTGCCCT gATGAAGTTGGAATAGTTGCAAAACTATCCGAACGTATAGCTTCAAGAGGAGGAAACATACTTGGGGCTGATGTTTTTGTTCCTCAAAACAAGAATGTTTTCTATTCCAGAAg TGAGTTCGTTTTTGACCCCGTTCGATGGCCTCGAAAGCAAATGGATGAAGATTTCCTAAAGCTTTCAAACATGTTTAGTGCCATAAGATCTGTTGCTAGAGTCCCTGCCCTAGACCCGAAGTTTAAAATTGCGGTCCTTGCTTCGAAACAG GACCATTGCCTGGTAGATTTGCTTTATGGTTGGCAAGAAGGAAGACTTCCAGTTGATATTACTTGTGTGATAAG TAATCATCATAGAGGTCCAAACAATAATGTGATGCACTTTCTTGAAAGGAATGGTATCCCATATCATTATTTGCACACAACTGAAGGGAATAAAAGAGAAAGGGAGATCCTAGAGTTGGTTCTAAATACTGATTTTTTGGTACTTGCCAGGTACATGCAG GTTTTATCTGGTCAATTTTTGAGGACATATGGGAAGGATGTAATTAACATACACCATGGCCTTTTGCCATCATTTAAAGGTGGGAATCCATGTAAGCAG GCTTTTGATGCAGGTGTGAAGTTAATCGGTGCAACAAGTCACTTTGTAACCGAAGAACTCGATTCGGGGCCTATTATCGAACAGATG GTTGAAAGAGTTTCTCACAGAGACAATTTGCAGAGCTTTGTGCAAAAATCCGAGAACCTTGAGAAGCAATGCCTTGCAAAGGCTTTGAGATGGTACTGTGAATTGCGAGTGTTACCATATGAGGAAAACAGGACTGTTGTATTCTGA